GGCTGTTCCTGGCGATCCTGGTGATCGCCGCCGTCGCCGCCCGCAATGTCGCGCGCTCGCGGATCGGCCGGGCCTTCGCGGCGATCCGCGACCGTGACGTGGCCGCGGGCGTGATGGGCGTGAACCTCACCCACTACAAGATCATCGCCTTCACCCTGTCGTCGTTCTACGCCGGCATCGCGGGTGCGCTGATGTACTCCGCCAGCGGGCACTTCACCCCGGAGTCCTTCAGCCTGCTGATGTCGGTCCAGTTCATCGCGATCGTGCTGATCGGCGGCGTCGCGACCGTGTCCGGGACGATCATGGGCGCGCTGCTCATCGCGCTGCTGCCGCGCATCGCGGGCGAGCTGCCGGCCTTCGTTCCCTTCCTGTCCAGCTCGGCCAGCGAGCACCCGAACGTCTTCGAGTTCGAGCAGGTGATGTACGGCGTGCTGATCGTCGCCTTCCTGCTGTTCGAGCCGCGGGGACTCTTCGGCATCTGGCATCGGATCCGCACCTATTGGAAGAGCTTCCCCTTCTCGTACTGAGCCGGGGACCCCACCAGGAAACCCAGGAGGAACCGTGAATCGTAGGTCGAGAAGGCTGGGCGTCCTCGCCAGCGCCCTGACCCTGTCCGTGGCCGTCACGGGTTGCGGTCGTGACGACGGCGGTGACGGCGACGGCGGTGGCGGCGCCGCGCCGGGCGTCACGGACGAGGCGTGCCCGGACGCCGTCGACGACAGCAAGGGCTGCATCTACCTGGGGACGATCACCGACCTCACCGGCGTCTTCAAGGGCGTCGGAGAGCCGTTCACCGCCGGGCAGAAGGCGTTCTGGGACCAGGTCAACGCGGACGGCGGAGTAGGCGACTACGAGGTCAACGTGTCCGAGTACGTCAAGGACAGCGGCTACGACCCCGAGAAGCACGCCGAGCTCTTCAACGAGATCAAGGACGACATCCTCGCGGTGACCCAGTCCCTCGGGACCGCGCACACCAACGCGATCCTCGAGGACGCGACCAACGAGTCGATCCTGCTCGGCCCGGCGTCGCTGGGGTCGAACTGGATCTTCGACGACATCTCGATCGAGGTCGGCTCGAGCTACTGCACGGAGGCGATGAATATCGTCGACTATGCCGCGGACGAGGGCGGCAAGTCCGTCGCAGTCGTCCACTTCCCGGGCGACTACGGCGACGACGCGATGGTCGGCGCGCGGATCGCCGCGGAGGAGCGGGGTCTGGAGTTCACCGACATCACCACCGGAACCGTCGACGGTGGCGACGACCAGTCCGCCGCGGTGGCGGCCGTGCTTAAGGCGAAGCCGGACTACGTCGTCATCGCCACCAGCCCGAAGGAGGTCGCCGCCGTCGTCGGCGGCACCGCGCAGCAGGGCTACCAGGGCCGCTTCATCGGCTCGATCCCCAGCTGGAACGCGGCCATCCTCGCCTCCCCCGCCGGGCCGGCGATCGAGGCGATGTACCTGCAGGCGTCGTCGTTCCCCACGTGGGACGCCGACACTCCGGGGATGGAGAAGATGCGGGCGGCGGCCGGCGACACCGCACCCAACGACTGGTTCTCGATCGGCTTCAGCAGCGGCTACGTGATGAAGGCGATCCTGGAGCAGGCGATCGAGGACGACAAGCTCGACCGCGAGGGCATGGTCGATGTCGCCAACAGCCTCACCGGCATCGACAGCGAGGGCACCCTGCCCGAGGGCACGGCCAACTGGGCGGGCGACCCCAACGAGGACGCCGTCCGGGTCACCCAGCTCAACAAGGTGGACCAGTCCGCGTCGTCGAAGGTCTCCGTGGCCGTCGACCCGTTCACGGGCGCGACCGCGGAGGGCTATGAGTTCAGCGAGCCCTGCTACCTGATGAAGTAGCCGGCGAGATCGACGGCCCGCCGTTCCCCCGGGGACGGCGGG
This region of Nocardioides sp. L-11A genomic DNA includes:
- a CDS encoding ABC transporter substrate-binding protein encodes the protein MNRRSRRLGVLASALTLSVAVTGCGRDDGGDGDGGGGAAPGVTDEACPDAVDDSKGCIYLGTITDLTGVFKGVGEPFTAGQKAFWDQVNADGGVGDYEVNVSEYVKDSGYDPEKHAELFNEIKDDILAVTQSLGTAHTNAILEDATNESILLGPASLGSNWIFDDISIEVGSSYCTEAMNIVDYAADEGGKSVAVVHFPGDYGDDAMVGARIAAEERGLEFTDITTGTVDGGDDQSAAVAAVLKAKPDYVVIATSPKEVAAVVGGTAQQGYQGRFIGSIPSWNAAILASPAGPAIEAMYLQASSFPTWDADTPGMEKMRAAAGDTAPNDWFSIGFSSGYVMKAILEQAIEDDKLDREGMVDVANSLTGIDSEGTLPEGTANWAGDPNEDAVRVTQLNKVDQSASSKVSVAVDPFTGATAEGYEFSEPCYLMK